The following are encoded in a window of Nilaparvata lugens isolate BPH chromosome 13, ASM1435652v1, whole genome shotgun sequence genomic DNA:
- the LOC120353963 gene encoding transmembrane protein 182-like, with product MKQRTLAGNVAVAVFILAMWSIMVAFFSASWLVSDYRISGAQFDRLGLWMHCFRSLPDPHDEYQRRFFSGCRWIFDPFTTGYHQIRGYLMPWFIVITQFFFLVAFGVVSPSFCSAIVLCFGPGQKRFLQLIRLIGFILVGAGISGGLAVIVFALFANRDGWMPGHSNNFFGWAFALAISGVIETLIAGSLFLLEANIQKKKQKYLANSQQKFELEQETKA from the exons ATGAAGCAGCGAACCTTAGCAGGTAATGTGGCAGTGGCTGTGTTCATCCTAGCCATGTGGTCGATCATGGTGGCATTTTTCTCAGCCAGTTGGTTGGTCAGCGATTACAGGATATCTGGGGCGCAGTTTGACAG ACTGGGTCTATGGATGCACTGCTTCCGATCGTTGCCTGATCCACATGACGAATATCAAAGGAGATTTTTCAGTGGATGTCGGTGGATCTTTGATCCCTTCACAACTGGATATCACCAGATCAGGGGATACCTCATGCCTT GGTTCATAGTGATCACGCAGTTCTTCTTTCTGGTGGCCTTTGGAGTGGTGTCTCCTTCATTCTGTTCTGCTATTGTTCTCTGCTTCGGTCCAGGACAGAAACGGTTCTTGCAGCTTATACGTCTCATTGGGTTCATACTGGTTGGTGCAG GCATTTCGGGCGGCCTAGCCGTGATCGTGTTCGCGCTGTTCGCGAACCGGGACGGATGGATGCCCGGACACAGCAACAACTTCTTCGGCTGGGCGTTCGCGCTCGCCATATCCGGTGTCATCGAAACGCTGATCGCTGGTTCGCTGTTTCTATTGGAGGCCAACATACAGAAAAAGAAGCAGAAGTATCTGGCCAATTCGCAGCAGAAGTTCGAGCTTGAACAGGAGACCAAGGCCTGA